GCTGCGTAGAAATTCTTTGCCAGCAGAGCATCACAAACGCAATCGTTGGGATTGAACATGCAAGAAGCCTGCAGGAAGCAGCGGCAGCAGCAAATGTTGTTGTAGAAGGTCATATTAAACTGGATACAGGTATGACTCGTGTTGGTTTCCAGACAGATGATGCAGACTTCGATCAGTCCCTGAAGGATATCATTGAAGTAAGTAAAATGCCCAACGTAAAGATTACAGGTATCTTTACACACCATGCAGTTGCTGACTCCTACACAGGTGATAACCCCGATTTCACAAGAATGCAGTTTGCTCGCTTCGATAAAATGGTAACAGCTTTGCAGGATGCAGGCGTACATGTTGGTCTCCGCCACTGTGCAAACAGCGCAACCACAATCGCTTATCCCGAAAGACATATTGATATGTGCCGTTCCGGTATCATTACATACGGTATGCTGCCCTCTAGCGAATGCGAAGGCATGATTGATTTGAAGCCTTTGATGACAGTAAAATCCACAATCGGTCTGGTAAAGCATGTTCCTGCAGGCTCTCAGCTTTCCTACGGCAGAACCTATACAGCAGAAACAGACAGAAGAATTGCTACCATCCCTATTGGCTATGCAGATGGTTACAACAGAGCATTGTCCAACAAGGCTAAAATGATTGTTCATGGTAAATATGCACCCGTTGTTGGTCGTGTCTGCATGGACCAGCTGATGATTGACGTTACAGATATTCCCGAAGCAAAAATGGGGGATGAAGTTATCGTTGTTGGTACAGATGGCGATAAACACTTCACATTTGACGATATGGCTGCAATCCTTGGCACAATCAACTATGAACTGCCCTGCGTATTGACAAAACGTGTTCCCCGTGTTTATAAAGAAAACGGCGAAATCGTTGGTATCGTAGACCATGTTCTGCATCAGTACAGATAAGAAAAATTGAAATAAAAGAGGAGTGGCTTTGCCGCTCCTTTTTTGAGTTGAAAGATTTTTCGGCTGAAAAAAGACATCCCATCGTAAAGACGGGATGTCAATTTTTTTGTCTGATAAAGCTGTAGGCTTACAGCTTTGCAATCACTGCGTCCGCAAATTCCTCGGTGCTTGCGGTGCCGCCCATATCCTGCGTCAGTGTTTTCCCTTCGGAAATGACATCGGTTACGGCTTTTTCGATTGCCGCTGCCGCCTTTGCCTCGCCCAGATGTGCCAGCATCAGGGAAGCGGAAAGGATGCAGGCAGTCGGGTTGATTTTGTGCTGTCCTGCAATATCGGGGGCAGAGCCGTGGATTGGCTCGAAAATTGCACCGTCCTTGCCGATATTTGCGCTGGGGGTTAAGCCCAAGCCGCCAACCAGACCTGCACACAGGTCGGAAACGATATCGCCGTAAAGGTTCGGGCAAACCAGTACATCATATTCCTCAGGGTGCATTACCAAACGCATACACATGGCATCGACAATGCTGTCTGTAAATTCGATTTGCGGATATTCCTTTGCAATCTCTCTTGCTACATCCAGAAACAGACCATCGGTGCATTTCATAATGTTTGCCTTATGTACGGCTGTTACTTTTTTTCTTCCTTCTCTTACGGCATATTCAAAGGCGTAACGGCAGATGCGCTCGCAGCCCTTTCTGGTAATCAGCTTAATGCTTTCCGCCGCATCTTCGCCAACCATGTGCTCAATCCCTGCATACAGG
This genomic stretch from Anaerotignum faecicola harbors:
- the alr gene encoding alanine racemase, whose translation is MDFIKRTWAEIDLDALDYNIKSIKSKMEPEHKVMGIVKADAYGHGDGFVARKLQAGGFDWFGVSNIEEGMSLRNEGITKPILVLGYTPASCVEILCQQSITNAIVGIEHARSLQEAAAAANVVVEGHIKLDTGMTRVGFQTDDADFDQSLKDIIEVSKMPNVKITGIFTHHAVADSYTGDNPDFTRMQFARFDKMVTALQDAGVHVGLRHCANSATTIAYPERHIDMCRSGIITYGMLPSSECEGMIDLKPLMTVKSTIGLVKHVPAGSQLSYGRTYTAETDRRIATIPIGYADGYNRALSNKAKMIVHGKYAPVVGRVCMDQLMIDVTDIPEAKMGDEVIVVGTDGDKHFTFDDMAAILGTINYELPCVLTKRVPRVYKENGEIVGIVDHVLHQYR
- a CDS encoding isocitrate/isopropylmalate dehydrogenase family protein produces the protein MAHKVTLIPGDGSGPEVVAAAKRVVEATGVAIEWDEMEAGAAMIEKYGTPLPDHVIDSIRKNGVALKGPITTPVGKGFRSVNVALRKTFDLYANVRPAKTYPGVITRYDHIDLVIVRENTEDLYAGIEHMVGEDAAESIKLITRKGCERICRYAFEYAVREGRKKVTAVHKANIMKCTDGLFLDVAREIAKEYPQIEFTDSIVDAMCMRLVMHPEEYDVLVCPNLYGDIVSDLCAGLVGGLGLTPSANIGKDGAIFEPIHGSAPDIAGQHKINPTACILSASLMLAHLGEAKAAAAIEKAVTDVISEGKTLTQDMGGTASTEEFADAVIAKL